From Ammospiza caudacuta isolate bAmmCau1 chromosome 15, bAmmCau1.pri, whole genome shotgun sequence, a single genomic window includes:
- the MMP9 gene encoding matrix metalloproteinase-9: MALLLAPLVAGLLAVSCWAAPLQGKPQAVVTFPGDLISTLPDLQLAERYLQRFGYTTEAEAKIGGRQVSLGKALLKMQKQLGLEETGELDAATLEAMRAPRCGVPDMGTFLTFEGDLKWDHMDLTYRVMNYSPDLDRAVIDDAFRRAFQVWSDVTPLTFTQIYSGEADIMIMFGSQEHGDGYPFDGKDGLLAHAFPPGQGIQGDAHFDDDEFWTLGTGLVVKTRHGNANGAECHFPFIFEGHSYSRCTTEGRKDGLPWCATTPNYDRDKKYGFCPSELLYTNGGNSDGAPCVFPFVFEGTSYDACTTDGRSDGYRWCATTSSFDQDKKYGFCPNRDTAVIGGNSQGDPCVFPFTFLGQSYSACTSQGRQDGKLWCATTSNYDTDKKWGFCPDRGYSIFLVAAHEFGHSLGLDHSSVREALMYPMYSYIQDFQLHPDDVQGIQYLYGRGSGPKPTAPAPAPTEEPQPLPTEEPQPLPTEEPEPMPTEAGSTSTTEEEEETTPEPTAGPIPVDPNRDACMERNFDAITEINGELHFFKDGKYWTYSSFWKSGIQGAFSVADTWPGLPDTIDAVFQDLLTKRVFFFAGRQFWVFSGKSALGPRGIEKLGIGKEAGRLSGALQRGRGKVLLFSGESYWRLDVKVQRVDKGYPRATDDVFTGVPLDARNVFLYQGKYHFCRGSFYWRMTPRYQVDRVGYVKYDILQCPQN; this comes from the exons ATGGCACTGCTCCTGGCCCCGCTTGTCGCCGGGCTGCTGGCCGTctcctgctgggcagcccctcTCCAGGGCAAGCCGCAGGCGGTTGTCACCTTCCCGGGGGACCTGATCAGCACCCTGCCGGATCTACAGCTGGCAGAG CGCTACCTGCAGAGGTTTGGCTACACCACCGAGGCAGAGGCCAAGATTGGTGGCaggcaggtgtccctgggcaAGGCACTGCTCAAGATGCAGAAGCAGCTGGGCCTGGAGGAGACGGGAGAGCTGGATGCTGCCACGCTGGAGGCCATGCGAGCCCCTCGCTGCGGCGTCCCTGACATGGGAACCTTCCTTACCTTTGAGGGGGACCTCAAGTGGGACCACATGGACCTGACTTACCG GGTGATGAACTACTCCCCCGACCTGGACCGTGCTGTGATCGATGACGCCTTCAGACGGGCGTTCCAAGTGTGGAGCGATGTGACCCCTCTCACCTTCACCCAGATATACAGCGGCGAGGCAGACATCATGATCATGTTTGGCAGCCAAG AGCATGGGGACGGGTACCCCTTCGACGGCAAGGATGGGCTCCTGGCCCACGCCTTTCCCCCAGGCCAGGGTATCCAGGGCGATGCCCACTTTGATGACGATGAGTTCTGGACACTGGGAACTGGCTTAG TGGTGAAGACCCGCCACGGGAATGCCAATGGAGCCGAATGCCACTTCCCCTTCATCTTTGAGGGCCACTCCTACTCCCGGTGCACCACGGAGGGGCGCAAGGATGGGCTGCCCTGGTGCGCCACCACCCCCAACTACGACCGGGATAAGAAATACGGCTTCTGCCCCAGCGAGC TCCTCTACACCAATGGTGGCAACAGCGATGGAGCCCCCTGTGTCTTCCCCTTCGTCTTTGAGGGCACCTCCTACGATGCCTGCACCACAGACGGGCGCTCCGATGGCTACCGCTGGTGTGCCACCACCTCCAGCTTCGACCAGGACAAGAAATATGGCTTCTGCCCCAACCGAG ACACGGCGGTGATCGGTGGCAACTCCCAGGGGGACCCGTGTGTCTTTCCCTTCACCTTCCTGGGGCAGTCCTACAGTGCCTGCACCAGCCAGGGCCGGCAGGATGGCAAGCTCTGGTGTGCCACCACCAGCAACTATGACACCGACAAGAAGTGGGGCTTCTGCCCTGACAGAG GTTACAGCATCTTTCTGGTGGCTGCCCATGAGTTTGGACACTCACTGGGTCTGGACCACTCCAGCGTGCGTGAGGCCCTGATGTACCCCATGTACAGTTACATCCAGGACTTCCAGCTGCACCCCGATGATGTCCAGGGCATCCAGTACCTCTATG GTCGTGGCTCTGGCCCTAAACCCACTGCACCTGCACCTGCTCCAACTGAGGAGCCCCAGCCTCTGCCCACTGAGGaaccccagcccctgcccactgAGGAGCCCGAGCCCATGCCCACAGAGGCTGGCAGCACCTCCACcactgaggaagaggaggagacgacaccagagcccacagctggaCCCATTCCTGTGGACCCCAACCGGGATGCCTGCATGGAGAGGAACTTTGATGCTATCACAGAGATCAATGGGGAGCTGCACTTCTTCAAGGATGG GAAATACTGGACCTACTCATCCTTCTGGAAATCGGGCATCCAGGGTGCCTTCTCTGTTGCTGATACCTGGCCTGGCCTCCCAGACACCATCGATGCTGTTTTCCAGGATTTGCTCACCAAGAGGGtctttttctttgctg GTCGGCAgttctgggtgttttctgggaaGAGCGCGCTGGGCCCCCGGGGGATCGAGAAGTTGGGTATAGGGAAGGAAGCCGGCCGCCTCTCGGGGGCCCTGCAGCGGGGCCGCGGCAAAGTGCTGCTCTTCAGCGGGGAGAGCTACTGGAG gcTGGATGTGAAGGTTCAGAGGGTGGACAAGGGCTACCCCCGTGCCACCGACGATGTCTTCACCGGTGTCCCCCTGGATGCACGCAATGTGTTCCTGTACCAAG GCAAGTACCACTTCTGCCGGGGCAGCTTCTACTGGAGGATGACACCGCGCTACCAGGTGGACAGGGTGGGCTACGTCAAGTATGacatcctgcagtgtccccagaaCTGA